One Psychrobacillus glaciei genomic region harbors:
- a CDS encoding acylphosphatase — MKRRAHIHTYGDVNGVSFRFLVKQKAQSLGLKGICKQNEEKEIIIDIEGNTKSLEEFLNYILKGVSPVTKKNSFEIEFFEDIIGYTTLKTDIV, encoded by the coding sequence ATGAAAAGACGAGCACATATTCATACGTACGGTGATGTAAATGGTGTTAGTTTCCGTTTTCTTGTGAAACAAAAAGCACAGTCTCTTGGTTTAAAAGGAATATGTAAACAAAATGAAGAGAAAGAAATAATTATAGACATTGAAGGCAATACGAAAAGCTTGGAAGAATTTTTAAATTATATTCTAAAAGGTGTATCTCCAGTTACGAAAAAAAACTCATTTGAAATTGAATTTTTTGAGGATATAATTGGGTATACGACATTGAAAACAGACATTGTATAA